The Neovison vison isolate M4711 chromosome 5, ASM_NN_V1, whole genome shotgun sequence genome includes a region encoding these proteins:
- the LOC122907363 gene encoding uncharacterized protein LOC122907363, whose product MERREALGAAGGLRGESPGAAPKGVPEGVRTEEADAGPPSGVVPSQGSGPSPHSVEIVTCAPGSSRPTAGVAVLGSGPHRPPGEVASLSAGSGTHPDGLPAPFPEASVCGTCSPGSGGSGVYSWECSPSRSGSTCLNLHKPCEDWPRSILKTSTTILMQKSLSADKKKAQRWDEMNILATYHPADKDYGFMKVDEPSTPYQRLQDSDEDMPGVVSHTVTPQELAERFATMDNFYPKVLRYRNKRSSESSDIFSKTREMRGQG is encoded by the exons ATGGAGAGGCGGGAGGCTCTAGGGGCTGCTGGCGGCCTCCGCGGGGAATCCCCGGGAGCGGCACCCAAGGGTGTGCCAGAAGGAGTCAGAACGGAGGAGGCCGACGCCGGGCCGCCGTCCGGGGTGGTCCCGTCTCAGGGTTCTGGGCCCTCCCCGCACTCCGTGGAAATCGTAACTTGCGCTCCTGGTTCTAGCCGGCCCACCGCGGGGGTAGCTGTCCTCGGTTCGGGGCCCCACCGGCCCCCGGGGGAGGTTGCGAGCCTCAGCGCCGGGTCCGGGACACACCCTGACGGATTACCTGCCCCCTTCCCTGAAGCCAGTGTGTGCGGGACCTGCAGCCCCGGGTCGGGGGGCTCTGGGGTGTACAGCTGGGAATGCAGTCCATCGCGCTCCGGGTCAACCTGCTTGAACCTCCACAAACCTTGTGAGGACTGGCCCCGCAGCATCCTAAAGACCAGCACCACCATCCTGATGCAGAAATCCCTTAGTGCTGACAA GAAAAAGGCCCAGCGGTGGGATGAAATGAACATCCTGGCCACCTACCACCCCGCTGACAAGGATTATGGGTTTATGAAGGTGGATGAGCCCAGCACCCCCTACCAAAG GCTGCAGGACAGCGATGAGGACATGCCTGGGGTGGTCTCTCACACAGTGACTCCCCAGGAGCTGGCTGAAAG GTTTGCAACAATGGACAATTTCTACCCCAAGGTCCTGCGGTACCGTAATAAGAGAAGTTCAGAGTCTTCAGACATCTTTTCCAAGACACGTGAGATGAGGGGTCAGGGCTGA